One Stigmatopora nigra isolate UIUO_SnigA chromosome 1, RoL_Snig_1.1, whole genome shotgun sequence DNA segment encodes these proteins:
- the LOC144215242 gene encoding monocarboxylate transporter 1-like — MPPPLGGPVGYTPPEGGWGWAVVLGAFISIGFSYAFPKSITVFFKDIEVIFDATPSQVSWISSIMLAVMYAGGPISSILVNRFGSRPIILLGGCLAGSGLVASSFCNTVPQLYFFIGVIGGLGLAFNLNPALTMIGKYFYKRRPIANGIAMAGSPVFLSTLAPLNSWLYDQFGWRGSFLILGGLLLNCCVAGSLMRPIGPKAQAPVASPPSESVEGAKPKKTVLQTVNSFIDLTLFKHRGFLLYLLGNVIMFFGLFAPLVFLSNFAKSKEISKEKSAFLLSVLAFVDMFARPSMGLLANTKWVRPRVQYFFAAAVLYNGVCHVMAPLSNDYTGFVIYAIFFGFAFGWLSSVLFETLMDLVGAQRFSSAVGLVTIVECAPVLLGPPLTGSFYNYYQHYDYTYISSGIILIVASLFLFAGMGINYKLLAREKDEEEKQQVRCQPHEECAAMLAPASPSKEGNATLEAGPDAKPDAARPEEDSKMDENTV, encoded by the exons ATGCCTCCACCATTGGGGGGCCCTGTAGGGTACACTCCACCCGAAGGGGGTTGGGGCTGGGCTGTGGTCTTGGGGGCCTTCATCTCCATTGGCTTCTCCTACGCTTTCCCGAAATCAATAACAGTCTTCTTCAAAGATATTGAGGTTATCTTTGACGCCACGCCCAGTCAAGTGTCCTGGATCTCCTCCATCATGTTGGCCGTCATGTACGCGGGAG GTCCAATCAGCAGCATCCTGGTTAACCGATTCGGCAGCCGACCAATCATCCTGCTTGGCGGCTGTCTAGCGGGGTCGGGACTGGTCGCTTCCTCCTTCTGCAACACGGTGCCGCAGCTCTACTTCTTCATCGGGGTGATCGGCG GACTGGGCTTGGCGTTTAACCTGAACCCCGCCCTCACCATGATCGGCAAGTACTTCTACAAGCGGCGCCCCATCGCCAACGGCATCGCCATGGCCGGCAGCCCCGTCTTCCTGTCCACGTTGGCGCCGCTTAACTCGTGGCTGTATGACCAGTTTGGCTGGAGGGGGAGCTTCCTCATTTTGGGGGGACTTCTGCTCAACTGCTGTGTGGCCGGCTCGCTCATGCGGCCCATCGGACCCAAGGCGCAAGCGCCGGTGGCGTCCCCGCCGTCCGAATCGGTCGAGGGGGCGAAGCCGAAGAAGACGGTGCTGCAGACGGTCAACTCCTTCATCGACCTGACGCTGTTCAAGCACAGAGGCTTCCTGCTCTACCTGCTGGGCAACGTCATCATGTTCTTCGGCCTTTTCGCGCCGCTCGTCTTCCTCTCCAATTTCGCCAAGAGCAAAGAAATCAGCAAGGAGAAGTCGGCCTTTCTGCTGTCCGTGCTGGCCTTCGTCGACATGTTCGCGCGGCCCTCCATGGGCCTCCTGGCCAACACCAAGTGGGTCCGACCACGCGTGCAGTATTTCTTTGCTGCCGCGGTCCTCTACAACGGCGTGTGTCACGTCATGGCGCCACTCTCCAACGACTACACGGGTTTCGTCATCTACGCCATCTTCTTCGGCTTTGCCTTCGGGTGGCTCAGCTCGGTGCTCTTCGAGACTCTCATGGACCTGGTGGGGGCGCAGAGGTTCTCCTCCGCCGTGGGCCTGGTCACCATTGTGGAGTGCGCCCCTGTGCTGCTCGGCCCGCCGCTAACAG GGAGCTTCTACAACTACTACCAGCATTACGACTACACATACATCTCATCAGGAATCATCCTCATCGTGGCCAGCCTTTTCCTCTTTGCTGGCATGGGCATCAACTACAAACTTCTGGCGCGAGAGAAGGACGAGGAGGAGAAGCAACAAGTGCGGTGCCAGCCTCATGAGGAGTGCGCCGCCATGCTGGCCCCCGCCTCCCCCTCCAAGGAGGGCAACGCCACGCTCGAGGCAGGACCTGATGCCAAACCCGACGCCGCAAGACCAGAAGAGGACTCCAAGATGGACGAGAACACAGTGTAG
- the LOC144193814 gene encoding CDK5 and ABL1 enzyme substrate 2-like has protein sequence MAAAAAAACSQQGAAISAAKKSLTREQIRRNRENSNRRRAALLFLTNISLDGRPVQSGAAERGATRRGTEGVPEGAQLASVTVLEPQDDDGARASNFPASVSCVNVKSSATMPAGSLLPVPPIVVLPSDAELVLGRRRDSAPLVASANLLSPLPSPSPSLSASNSSLHPSPVGPRKSSTLLSVQSCNSVSSDLRQRTRNLSGGSPRPRHTKKIHFIKNMKQYDTRGSRIVLICAKRSLCAAFSVLPYGESFYLSDPMLNHPRRRHSSGNISTCLEMGLEGFHLETYGRSVSYAQFLYPTHALVRQKPSSASDLTLQIPVSKSAHNMPTRSFPPSRLNSAVGLDLGLDDATDYDPNILSDPQWPCGKHKRVLIFASYMTTVIEYVKPSDLKKDMNETFKEKFPHIKLTLSKIRSLKREMRSIGEDCSLQPATVAMAFVYFEKLVLQGRLNKQNRKLVSAACILLAAKISSDLRKQEVKHLIDKLEERFRIARRELITVEFTILVALEMALYLPESKVMPHYRRLVQQQL, from the exons atggcggcagcggcggcggccgccTGCAGCCAGCAGGGCGCCGCGATATCGGCCGCGAAAAAATCGCTGACACGCGAGCAAATCCGGAGGAACCGCGAGAATTCAAACCGGAGAAGGGCCGCTCTTTTGTTCCTCACCAACATCTCGCTGGATGGCCGGCCGGTGCAGAGCGGCGCAGCCGAGCGCGGAGCGACGCGGCGGGGCACCGAAGGCGTCCCGGAAGGCGCCCAGCTCGCTTCGGTGACAGTCCTGGAGCCACAAGACGACGACGGGGCGCGTGCGTCGAATTTCCCCGCTTCCGTCAGTTGCGTGAACGTGAAAAGCTCGGCGACGATGCCTGCCGGGAGTCTGCTGCCCGTGCCGCCTATCGTCGTGCTGCCGTCCGACGCGGAGCTGGTGCTCGGGCGCCGCCGGGACTCGGCGCCCTTGGTGGCCAGCGCGAACCTGCTGTCGCCGTTGCCGTCACCGTCACCGTCGCTTTCGGCATCCAACAGCAGCCTGCACCCTTCGCCCGTGGGACCGCGGAAGTCGTCGACGTTGCTATCCGTGCAGAGTTGCAACTCGGTGTCGTCCGACTTGAGGCAAAG GACCAGGAACCTCTCTGGTGGTTCTCCTAGGCCACGACACACGAAGAAGATCCACTTTATCAAAAATATGAAGCAATACGACACAAGGGGCAGCAG GATTGTGTTGATCTGCGCTAAAAGATCCCTGTGTGCAGCATTCTCTGTTCTACCCTACGGAGAGAGCTTTTACCTCAG CGACCCCATGTTGAACCATCCCCGGCGGCGACACTCGTCTGGGAATATTTCCACCTGCTTGGAAATGGGCCTGGAGGGCTTCCACTTGGAGACATACGGCAGG TCAGTGTCGTACGCCCAGTTCCTGTATCCCACCCATGCCCTGGTCCGCCAGAAGCCGTCGTCCGCCAGCGACCTGACCCTGCAAATTCCCGTATCCAAGAGTGCGCACAACATGCCGACAAGAAGCTTCCCCCCGAGTCGACTCAACAGCGCCGTGGGACTAGATCTTG GCCTGGACGATGCGACGGATTACGACCCAAACATTCTCAGTGACCCCCAGTGGCCTTGTGGGAAACACAAGCGGGTCCTGATCTTTGCTTCATACATG ACCACCGTCATAGAATACGTGAAGCCTTCAGATCTGAAGAAAGACATGAACGAGACATTCAAAGAAAAGTTTCCTCACATCAAACTCACCCTGAGTAAGATTCGCAG TCTGAAACGAGAAATGCGATCCATCGGCGAGGACTGCAGCCTCCAGCCCGCAACTGTCGCCATGGCGTTTGTTTACTTTGAGAAGTTGGTGCTGCAGGGGCGACTTAATAAACAGAACAG GAAGTTGGTGTCTGCTGCCTGCAtccttttggctgcaaagatcAGCAGCGATCTAAGGAAACAGGAAGTCAAGCACCTAATTGAT AAGCTGGAGGAACGCTTCCGAATCGCCCGGCGTGAGCTGATTACCGTTGAGTTCACCATCCTGGTGGCCCTGGAGATGGCGCTCTACCTGCCAGAGAGTAAAGTCATGCCGCATTACAGGCGACTTGTGCAGCAGCAGTTGTAA
- the alg11 gene encoding GDP-Man:Man(3)GlcNAc(2)-PP-Dol alpha-1,2-mannosyltransferase produces MSAHAELVLCLGFLWKLLFHLLFVCLLLFALLLLLILAVRLWLKSKRNTRFARTGRPAVGFFHPYCNAGGGGERVLWCAIRALQRSYPNVDIVVYTGDLGVSAHEIVDGARRRFNIVLPRSIDFVFLRLRLLVEPSLFPHFTLLGQSLGSIFLGWEALTEFVPDLYIDSMGYAFTLPLFRYLGGCSVCAYVHYPTISTDMLTVVRERNPRFNNPGYISDSLILSAFKMLYYCLFAVCYGMAGSCSELVMVNSSWTLQHILSLWHSSNRTNVVYPPCDVSAFLDVPLEEDGDQKCHSIVSIGQFRPEKDHQLQIKAFRKVLDRREEAGGGREALKLVLIGGCRNQEDEDRVLKLRGLCQEQGVADRVEFKLNIPFEELKRELSQATIGLHTMWNEHFGIGVVECMAAGKVILAHKSGGPQLDIVVPFEGGQTGFLADGEYSYAEAIEQILNLTPASRLQIRRNARQSVARFSDQEFEVSLLAAMEQLMSALER; encoded by the exons ATGTCGGCACACGCAGAACTCGTACTGTGTTTGGG ATTTCTGTGGAAGTTGCTGTTCCACCTGCTGTTTGTGTGTCTACTACTGTTTGCTCTGCTGCTCCTGCTGATTCTGGCAGTACGTTTATGGCTGAAAAGTAAAAGGAACACCCGGTTTGCAAGAACCGGACGTCCTGCTGTGGGGTTCTTCCACCCTTACTGCAATGCTGGTGGTGGGGGAGAGAGGGTACTGTGGTGTGCAATCAGGGCTCTACAGCGAAG CTATCCGAATGTTGACATTGTGGTCTACACGGGTGACTTGGGCGTTTCAGCCCATGAGATTGTTGATGGTGCACGGCGCAGATTCAACATCGTGCTACCACGGTCAATTGACTTTGTATTCCTGAGGCTCCGACTTCTTGTGGAACCCAGCCTTTTTCCTCATTTCACCCTACTTGGGCAAAGCCTGGGCTCCATCTTTTTGGGATGGGAGGCACTCACAGAATTTGTCCCTGATCTTTACATTGATTCAATGGGATACGCTTTCACCCTGCCCCTCTTCCGTTACTTGGGAGGATGCAGCGTATGCGCTTACGTCCACTATCCCACCATCAGCACCGACATGCTAACAGTGGTGAGAGAACGCAACCCCAG GTTCAACAACCCAGGTTACATTTCCGACAGTCTGATTCTGAGTGCCTTCAAGATGCTCTACTATTGCCTCTTCGCTGTGTGCTACGGCATGGCCGGCTCCTGTAGCGAGCTGGTCATGGTCAACTCCTCCTGGACCCTTCAGCACATCCTGTCGCTGTGGCACTCCTCCAATCGCACCAACGTGGTCTACCCTCCCTGCGACGTCAGTGCGTTTCTGGATGTCCCTCTAGAAGAGGATGGGGACCAAAAGTGTCACTCCATCGTCTCCATTGGACAGTTCCGTCCCGAGAAGGACCATCAGCTGCAGATTAAAGCTTTTCGGAAGGTGCTGGATCGGCGGGAGGAGGCCGGTGGGGGCAGGGAGGCCCTGAAGCTGGTCTTGATTGGAGGTTGCAGGAATCAGGAAGATGAAGACAGGGTACTGAAGTTACGTGGCCTGTGCCAGGAGCAGGGCGTGGCTGACAGGGTGGAGTTTAAACTAAACATACCTTTTGAAGAGTTAAAAAGAGAGTTGAGCCAAGCCACTATTGGACTGCACACCATGTGGAACGAGCACTTTGGAATTG GTGTTGTGGAGTGCATGGCGGCAGGCAAAGTCATCCTCGCCCACAAATCCGGTGGCCCCCAGCTGGACATTGTTGTGCCTTTTGAGGGAGGTCAGACGGGCTTTCTGGCAGATGGCGAGTACAGTTATGCAGAGGCTATTGAGCAAATCCTCAATCTGACCCCTGCTAGCCGCCTGCAGATAAGGCGCAACGCTCGCCAGTCAGTGGCTCGCTTCTCAGATCAGGAGTTTGAAGTGTCTCTCCTGGCCGCCATGGAACAGCTGATGAGTGCACTTGAACGATGA